Proteins from a genomic interval of Acetobacterium woodii DSM 1030:
- a CDS encoding helix-turn-helix transcriptional regulator encodes MTRVSKDLKRYIPFVDFLGKTLGENYEVFLYDLKGPEHPIVAIANGHLSGRKVGFLMKDVMIKMLKKEQKNNEDADDYLIRHDAIGRDGRRFKSSTKLIRNDFGEPIGALCVNFNLEPMIATQEFFESIGAETTNLRNLDVNKVIFAGEVFSDGNAGSLESIYEHFIDKNPNIQLNKAHDRQKIVSAMYKEGFFQLRGAVSFCAEKFEISEPSVYRYIARAKSEQDELENNE; translated from the coding sequence ATGACACGCGTATCAAAAGATTTAAAACGCTATATTCCTTTTGTTGATTTTTTAGGCAAGACCTTAGGGGAAAATTACGAGGTTTTCCTGTACGATTTAAAGGGTCCGGAACATCCCATCGTTGCGATCGCCAATGGCCATTTAAGTGGACGAAAGGTGGGCTTTTTAATGAAGGATGTCATGATCAAAATGCTCAAAAAAGAACAGAAAAATAATGAAGATGCTGACGATTATCTGATTCGCCATGATGCCATTGGTCGTGATGGGCGGCGTTTTAAATCATCAACCAAGCTTATTCGTAATGATTTTGGGGAACCGATTGGAGCGCTTTGTGTCAATTTTAATCTGGAACCGATGATTGCAACTCAGGAATTTTTTGAAAGTATCGGAGCCGAAACAACAAACTTAAGAAATCTTGATGTGAACAAGGTGATTTTTGCCGGTGAAGTTTTTTCAGACGGCAACGCCGGCTCTTTGGAATCGATTTATGAACATTTTATCGACAAAAATCCCAATATTCAGCTTAACAAAGCGCATGATCGGCAAAAAATTGTGAGTGCTATGTATAAAGAAGGTTTCTTTCAGTTACGGGGAGCCGTATCTTTTTGTGCTGAAAAATTTGAAATCAGTGAGCCCAGCGTTTATCGTTATATTGCGCGGGCCAAAAGTGAACAGGATGAACTGGAAAATAATGAATAA
- the dpaL gene encoding diaminopropionate ammonia-lyase gives MKDGFYITDIPKVKDGANVKAFLSVEKGRSVIDYHRSFPAYQETPLAELKELAQKLGLAGFFVKDESYRFGLNAFKVLGGSYSIGRWLAQKLEMKETELTYKKLTDPQTKKQLGDLTFVTATDGNHGRGVAWTARELGQQSVIYMPKGSATERLENIRAEGAEASITDMNYDEAVRLANKMGEDKGWIMVQDTAWEGYQEIPRWIMQGYATMAFEAIEQLGQVVPTHVFLQAGVGSLAGAVSGLLANFYGESKPIITIVEPNKADCIYQTAAAKDGKLHFVTGDMDTIMAGLACGEPNQIGWDVISECDEFAVSCPDWVAAKGMRVLGNAVGNDPKVISGESGAVTAGFVAAVMSRPDLKWLKDELKLDENARVLCFSTEGDTDQEHYRKIVWDGLYPSDREATGNYDK, from the coding sequence ATGAAAGATGGATTTTATATTACTGATATCCCTAAAGTTAAAGATGGTGCAAATGTAAAAGCGTTTTTAAGTGTCGAAAAGGGGAGAAGTGTGATTGACTATCACCGCAGTTTTCCCGCATATCAGGAAACCCCATTGGCTGAGCTTAAAGAACTGGCCCAAAAACTGGGACTGGCAGGATTTTTCGTTAAAGATGAATCGTATCGTTTTGGTTTAAATGCTTTTAAGGTATTGGGGGGGAGCTACAGCATCGGTAGGTGGCTGGCCCAAAAACTCGAAATGAAGGAAACGGAGTTAACCTACAAAAAATTGACAGATCCCCAAACAAAAAAACAGCTTGGTGATTTGACATTTGTAACGGCAACCGATGGCAATCATGGTCGCGGTGTCGCCTGGACGGCTCGGGAATTAGGTCAACAATCAGTCATTTATATGCCGAAAGGGAGTGCCACAGAACGGCTCGAAAATATTCGGGCGGAAGGTGCAGAGGCATCGATTACGGATATGAACTACGATGAAGCGGTTCGTTTAGCTAACAAAATGGGTGAAGATAAAGGATGGATTATGGTTCAGGATACAGCTTGGGAAGGTTATCAGGAAATTCCCCGTTGGATTATGCAAGGGTATGCAACGATGGCTTTTGAAGCGATCGAGCAGCTTGGTCAGGTGGTCCCGACCCATGTCTTTTTGCAGGCCGGGGTAGGCAGTTTGGCTGGTGCTGTTTCAGGCTTATTGGCTAATTTTTACGGCGAAAGCAAACCAATCATTACCATTGTCGAACCAAATAAAGCCGATTGTATCTATCAAACAGCCGCCGCAAAGGATGGAAAACTCCATTTTGTTACCGGCGATATGGATACGATTATGGCTGGTTTAGCTTGTGGAGAACCAAATCAGATCGGTTGGGATGTCATTAGTGAATGTGATGAATTTGCGGTTTCCTGTCCGGATTGGGTGGCCGCAAAAGGGATGCGTGTCCTCGGGAACGCAGTCGGCAATGATCCTAAAGTTATTTCCGGTGAAAGCGGGGCAGTTACGGCAGGCTTTGTGGCAGCAGTAATGAGCCGTCCCGATCTAAAATGGTTAAAAGACGAATTAAAACTTGACGAAAACGCCAGGGTATTATGTTTTAGTACTGAAGGCGATACCGATCAGGAGCATTACCGAAAAATTGTTTGGGATGGCTTATATCCCAGTGACCGTGAAGCAACTGGAAATTATGACAAATAA
- a CDS encoding peptidase dimerization domain-containing protein codes for MNKLTAPDINTALNTDIAPDTDIAPDTDIAPDTGTAPDTDIAPDTGTAPDTDTAPDINILSYEIAIQGLRVHGSTPWLGADAIIAAAETIQLINAHLTVLPNGKPTFTTICGGDSSNVMAENCLFTVTLSESFVSADDAKELLQQALSAGLAEAPGTTGTIKQIDLLKKSSPEK; via the coding sequence ATGAATAAACTAACCGCTCCCGATATCAATACTGCTCTCAATACCGATATTGCTCCCGATACCGATATTGCTCCCGATACCGATATTGCTCCCGATACCGGTACTGCTCCCGATACCGATATTGCTCCCGATACCGGTACTGCTCCCGATACCGATACTGCTCCCGATATCAATATATTATCCTATGAAATCGCCATCCAGGGCCTTCGGGTGCACGGTTCTACTCCCTGGCTTGGGGCCGATGCCATCATTGCTGCGGCTGAAACGATCCAATTGATTAATGCTCACCTTACCGTATTGCCCAACGGCAAGCCAACCTTCACAACCATCTGTGGCGGCGACAGCAGCAATGTCATGGCCGAAAATTGTCTCTTTACGGTTACCTTGTCAGAGTCTTTTGTTTCTGCTGATGATGCTAAAGAACTTTTGCAACAGGCACTTTCAGCCGGTCTGGCAGAAGCTCCGGGGACAACAGGTACCATTAAACAAATTGATCTGCTCAAAAAAAGTTCCCCTGAGAAGTAA
- a CDS encoding M20 family metallopeptidase — protein MLFDYDDEVLQLTAQLISIKSTNPGTHEKHIGNFITYWLTYQTGLTVIQDAITPDRFNVVCILAGKIKDPAYVNINHMDVVQEGKGWDTPPFVPIFKEGRLYGRGSADMKSGLAAGMIAFRDTVRYAKDNNILPIRDYIFIASADEEGDHMQGSLQAVNSGYITANSYVLDHEPSGGVIWQAHKGKIFFDLTFTSPTDVSDTIQAMSQAIHNIRLKLKALPLDQCFGPSTVCFGKISSQDASDTVLNNCTLTLDMRLSPPLTPDKAIALIETIITDSEVKYPGINGDYRIITQKPFIETNQNSILFHTLQTVVHEITGQEPQAEVFAGYTDSAVVAALTGNSNTMSYGPKGSTLHVANEWVDCASILEVTAISKRLAKQLVFNPKGKDIHE, from the coding sequence ATGTTATTTGATTACGACGACGAAGTGCTGCAACTCACCGCACAACTGATTTCTATAAAAAGTACCAATCCGGGAACTCATGAAAAGCATATTGGTAACTTTATCACCTATTGGCTAACTTACCAGACTGGCCTTACAGTTATTCAAGATGCCATTACACCCGATCGTTTTAATGTTGTTTGCATCTTGGCGGGAAAAATCAAAGATCCTGCTTATGTAAACATTAACCACATGGATGTTGTCCAGGAAGGAAAAGGCTGGGATACACCTCCTTTTGTTCCTATCTTTAAGGAGGGTCGACTTTACGGCCGCGGCTCCGCCGATATGAAATCCGGGCTTGCCGCTGGCATGATCGCCTTTCGCGATACGGTCCGCTATGCCAAAGATAACAATATCCTACCGATTCGGGATTATATTTTTATTGCCTCTGCCGACGAAGAGGGTGACCACATGCAAGGAAGCCTTCAGGCCGTCAACAGCGGCTATATTACAGCCAACAGTTACGTTCTCGACCATGAACCTTCCGGTGGTGTCATCTGGCAAGCGCATAAGGGAAAAATATTTTTTGATTTAACATTCACCAGTCCCACTGATGTTTCCGATACAATTCAAGCGATGTCCCAAGCCATCCATAATATCCGTCTTAAACTCAAGGCTTTGCCGCTCGACCAATGTTTTGGACCCAGCACTGTTTGCTTTGGAAAAATAAGCAGTCAGGATGCCTCGGATACCGTTTTAAACAACTGCACCTTAACCCTGGATATGCGACTTTCTCCGCCGCTTACCCCGGACAAAGCCATTGCCCTGATTGAAACTATTATAACAGATTCCGAGGTAAAATATCCGGGAATTAACGGTGATTATCGCATTATCACGCAAAAACCCTTTATTGAAACCAACCAGAATTCGATTCTGTTTCATACCTTACAAACCGTTGTTCACGAGATCACCGGACAAGAACCACAAGCTGAAGTCTTTGCCGGTTATACCGATAGTGCGGTTGTTGCCGCCCTGACCGGAAATTCTAACACCATGTCTTATGGTCCCAAAGGCAGTACCCTTCATGTTGCTAATGAATGGGTGGACTGCGCTTCCATTCTTGAGGTTACGGCAATTTCCAAACGGCTGGCTAAGCAACTTGTTTTTAACCCGAAAGGAAAGGATATTCATGAATAA
- a CDS encoding NTP transferase domain-containing protein gives MTFSKKKTGGLILAAGSGSDNEFEPLVKIGNISVLARIYKTFKKAQIDPIVVVTGELVEEVESELPPGFVIFLHNDNYQNSEMFDSVKIGLDYLKDKCEQVILTPGDIPMFTKGTIEQLIQSQAAIVSPVYHGKPGHPILINSRYINKILSYTGAGGLNKAILSLNQKQTWINVADEGILYDGNDKADLSRLVSGHNQQIDHVDITIRLSKEKIYFDVRTKMLLLLISETESVKKACEKMGISNSTAWSMINQVETALGHTIVQRRHGGSFGGKSSITDEGLLFLEKYDWLVESVRKFANDEYERIYHPQSNQKD, from the coding sequence ATGACATTTAGCAAGAAAAAAACCGGCGGACTTATTTTAGCCGCCGGAAGTGGATCAGATAACGAATTCGAACCCTTAGTTAAAATTGGGAATATCAGTGTTTTAGCGCGTATTTATAAAACCTTTAAGAAAGCCCAAATTGACCCGATTGTTGTTGTAACCGGGGAACTGGTTGAAGAAGTGGAAAGTGAACTGCCACCGGGTTTCGTCATTTTTTTACATAATGACAATTATCAAAATTCGGAAATGTTTGATTCGGTGAAAATTGGTCTTGATTATCTGAAGGATAAGTGTGAGCAAGTGATATTAACCCCGGGCGATATCCCGATGTTTACCAAGGGTACAATCGAGCAACTGATCCAGTCTCAGGCGGCGATTGTTTCGCCCGTTTACCACGGAAAACCCGGACATCCAATTTTGATTAATTCGCGTTATATCAATAAAATATTGTCATATACCGGAGCTGGGGGGCTCAATAAAGCGATTTTGAGTTTGAATCAAAAACAAACCTGGATTAATGTGGCGGATGAAGGTATTCTTTATGATGGAAACGATAAAGCAGATTTAAGTCGGCTTGTTAGTGGGCATAATCAACAGATCGATCACGTCGATATTACCATTCGTTTAAGCAAAGAAAAGATATATTTTGATGTTCGGACAAAAATGCTGTTGCTTTTAATTTCAGAAACAGAGTCAGTTAAAAAAGCTTGTGAGAAAATGGGCATTTCAAATAGTACCGCCTGGAGTATGATTAACCAGGTTGAAACAGCTCTTGGTCACACCATTGTGCAAAGACGTCATGGGGGCAGTTTTGGTGGTAAATCTTCGATAACCGATGAAGGCTTGTTATTCCTGGAAAAATATGATTGGTTGGTGGAGAGTGTCAGAAAATTTGCCAATGATGAATACGAACGGATTTATCATCCGCAATCAAATCAAAAAGATTGA
- the xdh gene encoding selenium-dependent xanthine dehydrogenase, which produces MFKVNINEIEYMSEKDKKLLPYLRDDLRLTSVKDGCSEGACGTCMVLIDGQATRACTQKLSKLEGKKIITIEGLRPEEMAVYEHCFAEAGAVQCGFCIPGMVIAAKALLDVNLKPSKAEVKYAIRNNICRCTGYVKIEQAILMAADFFREQKAIPEAATAARINTRFKRVDAIEKTNGTGIYVDDIVVPGMLYAKCLRSKYPRARVNKIDLSKALEHPDCVRILTEKDVPTKKIGHLAQDWDVMIAEGGTTRYVGDALALVATNNKETLDEVIALIEVDYTELKPVTSPTDGLAADAPLVHSTGNVFRKEILNFGNADAAIKESKYVITKKYHTPFQEHGFMEPECAIAIPEGEDGLRLYTSSQSIYDEQREISNMLQIPKEKVHCQAQLVGGGFGGKEDMTVQHHAALMAWYTKKPVKVKFSRQESLNYHTKRHPMDIEMTTACDENGKLTACKAVLIADTGAYGSLGGPVLQRACTHAAGPYNYQNLDIIGMSVYTNNCVAGAFRGFGVTQSCFATENNINLLAEMVGMSAWEFRYQNAIRPGQVLPNGQLADESVAMVECLEAVKSAYESSPYAGIAIGFKNSGTGVGLNDTGRCMLSIEAGKVHIRTSAACMGQGIATMCTQMLCETTGLDPALVLVEQPDTIRTPDSGTSTASRQTVITGEATHRAAEKLQLELAQGKTLTELEGREFFGEFSPITDPMGSKKDNPVSHVSYSYGAQVVIINEEGRVEKVVAAYDIGTPVNIQSAEGQIEGGIVMGLGYGLTEDFQVIDGYPQTKLGTLGLMRSTEAPELSVELVQAKGKTPYAFGAKGVGELCLIPTAPACSHAYYRLDGKLRTSLPLQDTYYKKRKSNSGLI; this is translated from the coding sequence ATGTTTAAAGTTAATATTAATGAAATCGAATATATGAGCGAAAAAGATAAAAAATTATTGCCTTATCTGCGAGATGATCTGCGGCTCACATCCGTAAAAGATGGCTGCAGCGAGGGTGCTTGCGGCACCTGCATGGTTTTGATAGACGGTCAAGCAACCAGAGCATGTACCCAAAAACTGTCAAAGCTCGAAGGGAAAAAAATCATCACGATTGAAGGTTTGCGACCGGAAGAAATGGCAGTTTACGAACATTGTTTTGCTGAAGCCGGGGCAGTTCAATGTGGCTTTTGTATTCCGGGAATGGTTATTGCCGCAAAAGCCTTACTGGATGTCAATCTCAAACCCTCCAAAGCGGAAGTAAAATATGCGATTCGCAATAATATTTGCCGTTGTACCGGTTACGTTAAAATTGAACAAGCGATTTTGATGGCTGCCGATTTTTTTAGAGAACAGAAAGCCATTCCCGAAGCCGCGACGGCGGCTAGAATCAATACCCGCTTTAAACGCGTTGATGCGATTGAAAAAACGAATGGAACCGGTATTTATGTCGATGATATTGTGGTTCCGGGAATGCTATATGCAAAATGCCTGCGGTCAAAATATCCACGGGCAAGAGTGAATAAAATCGATTTAAGTAAAGCATTGGAACATCCTGATTGTGTCAGAATTCTTACCGAAAAAGATGTACCGACCAAAAAAATTGGACATCTTGCTCAGGATTGGGATGTGATGATTGCTGAAGGAGGGACGACCCGTTATGTCGGGGATGCCTTGGCACTGGTAGCAACCAATAACAAAGAGACACTGGATGAAGTGATTGCTCTGATTGAAGTTGATTATACCGAGCTCAAACCAGTTACCTCGCCGACCGATGGTCTGGCCGCTGATGCCCCCTTGGTGCATTCTACCGGGAATGTTTTTAGAAAAGAAATCCTCAATTTTGGAAATGCCGATGCCGCCATTAAAGAATCTAAATATGTGATCACAAAAAAATATCATACCCCTTTTCAGGAACATGGCTTTATGGAACCGGAATGTGCCATCGCGATACCGGAGGGTGAGGACGGGTTACGGTTATATACCAGTTCACAATCAATTTATGATGAACAACGGGAGATCTCAAATATGCTCCAAATTCCGAAAGAAAAGGTTCATTGCCAGGCTCAACTTGTGGGCGGAGGGTTTGGTGGTAAGGAAGATATGACCGTTCAACATCATGCGGCTTTAATGGCCTGGTATACCAAAAAGCCGGTTAAAGTAAAATTTTCCCGACAGGAAAGCCTGAATTATCACACCAAACGGCATCCCATGGATATTGAAATGACAACCGCTTGCGATGAAAATGGCAAACTCACGGCCTGTAAAGCGGTACTGATTGCCGATACCGGGGCCTATGGTTCATTGGGCGGACCGGTTCTGCAACGTGCCTGTACTCACGCCGCAGGCCCATACAACTACCAGAATCTTGATATTATTGGGATGTCGGTGTACACCAACAATTGTGTTGCTGGAGCCTTCCGGGGATTTGGGGTAACCCAAAGTTGTTTTGCTACGGAAAATAATATCAACCTATTGGCTGAAATGGTCGGTATGTCGGCTTGGGAATTCCGCTATCAAAATGCTATTCGGCCGGGGCAGGTCCTGCCAAACGGACAACTTGCCGATGAAAGCGTGGCCATGGTCGAATGTCTTGAAGCCGTGAAATCGGCTTATGAATCCAGCCCGTATGCCGGGATCGCAATCGGCTTTAAAAATAGCGGGACCGGAGTAGGACTAAACGATACCGGTCGCTGTATGCTTTCAATTGAGGCTGGCAAAGTTCATATTCGCACTTCGGCTGCTTGTATGGGGCAAGGGATTGCCACGATGTGTACACAGATGTTGTGTGAAACAACCGGTCTTGATCCGGCACTGGTTTTGGTTGAACAACCGGATACCATTCGCACCCCTGATTCCGGAACCAGTACGGCTTCGAGACAAACGGTTATTACCGGCGAAGCAACTCATCGGGCTGCAGAAAAATTACAACTTGAACTGGCCCAGGGAAAAACATTGACAGAACTTGAAGGCCGGGAATTTTTTGGTGAATTTTCGCCAATAACTGATCCAATGGGTTCAAAAAAAGATAACCCTGTCAGTCATGTCAGCTATAGTTATGGGGCCCAGGTAGTCATTATTAATGAAGAAGGCCGAGTTGAAAAAGTGGTGGCGGCCTATGATATTGGAACACCTGTGAATATTCAGTCAGCCGAAGGTCAGATTGAAGGTGGTATTGTGATGGGCTTGGGTTATGGATTAACTGAAGATTTTCAGGTGATTGATGGTTATCCTCAAACTAAATTAGGGACATTGGGGTTAATGCGGTCAACCGAGGCACCAGAGCTGTCGGTCGAACTGGTTCAAGCCAAAGGGAAAACACCTTATGCGTTTGGCGCCAAAGGTGTTGGTGAACTTTGTTTGATTCCAACAGCACCCGCCTGTTCTCATGCTTATTATCGTTTAGACGGTAAACTTAGAACCTCTTTACCACTCCAAGATACCTATTACAAAAAAAGAAAAAGTAATTCTGGTCTAATTTGA
- a CDS encoding metal ABC transporter solute-binding protein, Zn/Mn family yields MKRIVSVMMIGLILTVGVMLSATACSSDAKVQSNGDNKKTVIAVTIVPEQTFVEAVCGDLAEVVTLVPPGNSPENYEPTPQEMEKFSQASLYFTIGVPTEEANILPNVGDLKVVSLQDAVKAVYPERLFESGERDPHIWLSPKRVEVMVKTIAQEMSTLDPDNQATYEKNAEAYIAQLNELDQNIKTVLAPVQNKKFIVYHPAFGYLADDYGLKMIALEEEGKEATPQQLQSIIDLAKADNIKAIFYQEEIDSSQSQAFAEELGGKTIQLAPLAANYIENLQNMANTMAEVMK; encoded by the coding sequence ATGAAAAGAATTGTTTCTGTTATGATGATTGGATTGATACTGACAGTCGGTGTGATGTTATCAGCAACGGCGTGTAGCAGTGATGCTAAAGTTCAATCGAATGGTGATAATAAAAAGACTGTTATCGCAGTGACGATTGTGCCGGAACAAACTTTTGTAGAAGCAGTTTGTGGTGACTTAGCAGAGGTTGTTACATTGGTTCCGCCTGGAAATAGTCCGGAAAATTATGAACCAACTCCCCAGGAGATGGAGAAATTCAGTCAGGCCTCACTTTATTTTACGATTGGGGTACCAACAGAAGAAGCTAATATTCTGCCCAATGTCGGGGATTTAAAAGTGGTTTCATTACAAGATGCAGTTAAAGCAGTTTATCCGGAACGATTGTTTGAATCCGGAGAACGGGATCCTCACATCTGGCTTTCGCCAAAACGCGTCGAAGTGATGGTTAAAACCATTGCTCAGGAGATGAGCACCTTAGACCCGGATAATCAAGCGACTTATGAAAAAAATGCCGAAGCTTATATTGCCCAGCTAAACGAGTTAGACCAGAACATTAAAACGGTATTAGCACCGGTCCAGAATAAAAAGTTTATTGTGTATCATCCTGCGTTTGGTTATTTAGCGGATGATTATGGGCTTAAGATGATTGCGTTAGAAGAAGAAGGAAAAGAAGCAACTCCGCAGCAATTGCAGAGTATCATCGATCTGGCGAAAGCTGATAACATCAAAGCAATTTTTTATCAGGAAGAAATCGACAGCAGTCAGTCCCAGGCATTTGCCGAAGAATTGGGGGGAAAAACGATTCAGTTGGCACCTTTAGCAGCAAATTATATTGAAAATTTACAGAACATGGCGAATACAATGGCAGAGGTTATGAAATGA